The Longimicrobiaceae bacterium genomic sequence ATCGACTTCAGGCCCGCGTAGGCCACCGAAGGCTGCGCGATGTAAGCCGCCGCCTGGTCGCCGATCCCGTTCTGGTCGAACGAGGCCTGGATGGCCTTGCCGTACAGCACGGCAGCCTGCGCCGCGCCGCCCGGGATCCAGCCGCGCTGGGCGGCCTCGGCCTGCAGGAAGAGCACCTCGGAGTAGGTCATCAGGTACGTCGGCGCGTCGGCGGCGAGGTACGCGTCGCCCACGGTCGAGTACTCCGAGATCTTGTGGTTGTGGTTCTCCGGCAGCGTGCCGTTCTCCAGGCCACGGTACACGTCGTCGCTCGTCTTCGCGGCGTACACGCCCAGGCGCGGGTCGTTGCGGTGGGTCAGGCTGTCCACCATGGCGGCGCTGACCACGAAGTCGCCGTAGCGGTCCTGGTTGTACCAGTAGTCGTACCAGGGGTTCTGGTTCGGCTGCGTGGTGCGCCACTGCATCAGCGCGTTGTCGGCGTTGCTGGCGAACCCGCCGGCCGCGTAGGCCGCCGTGAACTCGGCCTGTGCCTTGGCCGGGTCGGCGTTCACGATGCGCATGGCGTACCGCATGCGCAGCGAGTTACTGAACTTCTTCCACGCCGCAATGTTGCCGTGATACAGCAGGTCCCCGGTGGCCCAGTCGCCCGCGCCGCCGCTGAGGGAGCCGCTGGCCGCGGTGAGCTTGCTCAGGATGCCGTAGTAGACGTCCTTCTGCGTGTCGTACACCGGGCGGGTGGTGCCCGAGTCGCCCGCCAGCTGCAGCGCCTGGCTGTACGGGATGTCGCCGTACGTGTCGGTGAGCTGGCTGAAGCCCCACTGCGACAGGATAGAGGCCACGGCCGATAGGTTGGCGTCGCCGGTCTTCTGGCCCTGCTGCTGCGCCACCGACAGGTCCTTGAGGGTCCCCGCGTACCAC encodes the following:
- a CDS encoding SusD/RagB family nutrient-binding outer membrane lipoprotein — translated: MNRYLRAAPALALVFAGACDQGLTDVNKNPNAPEDVPPAHLLANAIQQGVGYNGSGYGVAGSEYGLRLTEIWSQQLAQSQYNEEDLYTPRPSQLEGVWNSWYAGTLKDLSVAQQQGQKTGDANLSAVASILSQWGFSQLTDTYGDIPYSQALQLAGDSGTTRPVYDTQKDVYYGILSKLTAASGSLSGGAGDWATGDLLYHGNIAAWKKFSNSLRMRYAMRIVNADPAKAQAEFTAAYAAGGFASNADNALMQWRTTQPNQNPWYDYWYNQDRYGDFVVSAAMVDSLTHRNDPRLGVYAAKTSDDVYRGLENGTLPENHNHKISEYSTVGDAYLAADAPTYLMTYSEVLFLQAEAAQRGWIPGGAAQAAVLYGKAIQASFDQNGIGDQAAAYIAQPSVAYAGLKS